The following are encoded in a window of Phocoena phocoena chromosome 2, mPhoPho1.1, whole genome shotgun sequence genomic DNA:
- the IDI1 gene encoding isopentenyl-diphosphate Delta-isomerase 1, with the protein MPEVSTDELDERQVQLLAEMCILIDENDRRIGAETKKNCHLNENIERGLLHRAFSVFLFNTENKLLLQQRSDAKITFPGCFTNTCCSHPLNNPRELEENNAIGVRRAAQRRLKAELGIPMEEVPPEEINYLTRIHYKAQSDGIWGEHEIDYILFVKKNVTLNPDPNEIKSYCYVSKEELEELLEKAARGEIKITPWFQIIAETFLFRWWDNLNHLNQFVDHKKIHRM; encoded by the exons ATGCCCGAGGTGAGCACTGACGAGCTGGACGAGCGGCAGGTGCAGCTCTTGGCGGAGATGTGCATACTCATCGACGAGAACGACCGGAGGATCGGGGCGGAGACCAAGAAGAACTGCCATCTGAACGAGAACATCGAGAGAG gaTTATTGCATCGAGCTTTTAGTGTTTTCTTATTCAACACTGAAAATAagctcctgctgcagcagagaTCAGACGCTAAAATTACCTTTCCAG GTTGTTTTACTAATACTTGCTGTAGTCATCCCTTAAATAATCCACGAGAGCTTGAAGAAAACAATGCAATTGGAGTAAGGCGAGCAGCACAGAGGCGTTTAAAGGCTGAATTGGGAATTCCCATGGAAGAG GTTCCTCCAGAAGAAATTAATTATCTAACACGAATTCATTACAAGGCTCAATCTGATGGTATCTGGGGAGAACATGAAATTGATTACATTTTGTTTGTGAAGAAGAATGTGACCTTGAATCCAGATCCCAATGAGATTAAAAGCTATTGTTACGTATCAAAGGAAGAACTAGAAGAActtctggaaaaggcagcccGTGGTGAAATTAAGATAACTCCGTGGTTTCAAATTATTGCAGAGACTTTTCTCTTTAGGTGGTGGGATAACTTAAATCATTTGAATCAGTTTGTTGACCATAagaaaatacacagaatgtaG